CTTCTTAAGTTTGGGAATTCTGTTTCCTCCGATGAAACCACAGAGTTGGATAAATTTATAACTGTCTACAGTAGATAAGTTCTTGAAAAGATTAATTAAGTTGATAAAATCATAGATAGAGTTACTTTTAAGGAGGGAAGAATGATTGATGTTAACAATCTGAGACCGGGAGTTACTTTTGAGCTTGATGGTCAGGTTTACATTGTTATAAGTTTTTTACATGTAAAGCCAGGTAAAGGATCTGCATTTGTAAGAACAAAGATAAGAAACATTGAGACAGGAAATGTAATAGAAAAGACATTTAGAGCTGGAGAAAAAGTAAAGGAAGCTTTTTTAGAGCACAAGGATGTTCAGTATCTCTATAATGATGGTTCAACCTTCTATTTTATGGATAATAAGACATTTGAACAGATAGAAATTCCCGCAGATTTTATAGAAGAGGAGAAGTATTTTCTTAAAGAGGGTATGAATCTTTCAATGCTATTCTACAAGGGCAGAGCTATTGGAGTTGAACTTCCAACATATGTGGAACTGGAGGTGGTTGAAACAGAACCAGGTCATAAAGGAGATACAGCACAGGGTGGAGGAAAACCTGCAATATTGGAAACTGGGTTGAAGATACAGGTTCCCTTTTTCATTGAAAGAGGAGAGATTGTAAAGGTGGACACAAGAACAGGTAAGTATATTGAGAGAGTGGGGAAGAAAGGATGAGTATGGAATTTGTGGTTTCAGATCAAGCCATAATTCAAATAATTGGGAATACACTCAAAGAATTTGATGAAATAGAGGGACTCGGCTCTGATTTTGCAAAGGAACTCATGGATGTATTTGATAGAGAAGAGGTAAAGAGGGGTATAAAAATAAAAAGAAAAAATGGCAGAATATTCATAGATTTGCTGTTGAGAGTTTATTACCTTTCAGAGATTTCAAAGATAGCAAAAAGAATAAGGGAGAGGATTAAAGAGAATCTTGAGAAACTTACAAATTGTAAGCTTGAGGAACTCAACATATATGTTATAGATGTTGAAGATAAAAGTGAAACATAGAGAAATAGGAAGAGAAAAGGCACTGCAACTTCTTTATCAGAGAGAACTCTCAAAATCTGAAATAGACAAAGTGATTAATTACTTTGAGTTTGGTGAGATACCTGATGATGCCGTTCTGTATGCGATAGATCTCTTTGAGGAAATAGAAAGAAACAAAGAAGAGA
The Caldisericia bacterium DNA segment above includes these coding regions:
- a CDS encoding Asp23/Gls24 family envelope stress response protein, whose product is MEFVVSDQAIIQIIGNTLKEFDEIEGLGSDFAKELMDVFDREEVKRGIKIKRKNGRIFIDLLLRVYYLSEISKIAKRIRERIKENLEKLTNCKLEELNIYVIDVEDKSET
- the efp gene encoding elongation factor P; this encodes MIDVNNLRPGVTFELDGQVYIVISFLHVKPGKGSAFVRTKIRNIETGNVIEKTFRAGEKVKEAFLEHKDVQYLYNDGSTFYFMDNKTFEQIEIPADFIEEEKYFLKEGMNLSMLFYKGRAIGVELPTYVELEVVETEPGHKGDTAQGGGKPAILETGLKIQVPFFIERGEIVKVDTRTGKYIERVGKKG